In one Drosophila pseudoobscura strain MV-25-SWS-2005 chromosome X, UCI_Dpse_MV25, whole genome shotgun sequence genomic region, the following are encoded:
- the LOC117184910 gene encoding uncharacterized protein, whose protein sequence is MEPSVKSSSIESLVRLALSVQNYRATVDAIGLSAYLNDPMLLRDLVEKLPFDLKLDWARQSAGLPRVNIAVFDDWLFRVASCASTVMPVAPEKEVCTKEKNPRIRLMVHNDSSAQPPCRRCNGAHKLEDCKQFLELEEPGRWNFVRENKLCWRCLGKHFIRHLTSKALG, encoded by the exons ATGGAGCCGTCCGTGAAATCGAGCAGCATCGAAAGCCTAGTGCGCCTGGCGCTGTCGGTGCAAAATTATCGCGCTACTGTTGACGCGATAGGACTGTCCGCCTATCTGAACGACCCTATGTTACTTCGCGACCTTGTGGAGAAACTCCCATTCGACTTGAAACTGGATTGGGCCAGACAAAGCGCTGGACTTCCGAGGGTAAATATCGCTGTTTTCGACGATTGGCTATTCCGAGTCGCATCGTGCGCAAGCACCGTGATGCCAGTAGCACCCGAGAAAGAAGTCTGCACGAAGGAGAAGAACCCAAGAATCCGGCTTATGGTGCACAATGATAGCAGCGCACAACCGCCTTGCCGTAGGTGCAATGGGGCCCACAAATTGGAGGACTGTAAGCAGTTCCTGGAGCTAGAAGAGCCAGGTAGATGGAACTTCGTCAGAGAAAATAAGCTATGCTGGAGGTGCCTTGGCAAACACTTTATAAGGCACT TAACCAGCAAAGCTCTAGGGTAG
- the LOC117185108 gene encoding LOW QUALITY PROTEIN: NADH-ubiquinone oxidoreductase chain 2-like (The sequence of the model RefSeq protein was modified relative to this genomic sequence to represent the inferred CDS: inserted 2 bases in 1 codon; substituted 12 bases at 12 genomic stop codons): KDKLIKLLGSYPIYKGYNPFFLIFNNSSKILFLTIIIIGTIITVTSNSWLGAXIGLEINLLSFIPLLRDNNNLTSTEASLKYFLTKALASTVLLFSSIILILKNNMNIEINESFTXIIIISALLLKIGAAPFHFXFPNIMEGLTXINALILITXQKIAPLILTSYLDIKNLLLIRVILSVIVGAIGGLNQTSLRKLIAFSSITHLGXILISLIIRESVXXIYFTFYSFLSFILTFIFNIFKLFHLNQLFSXFINRKVLKFTLFMNFLSLGGLPPFLRFXPKXLVIQELTFCNQYFTLTIIIISTLITLYXFILNYYENNXTINTQFNNINTNLYLICTFFSIFGLFLISLFFFIL; this comes from the exons AAAGATAAGCTAATTAAGCTACTGGGTTCATACCCCATTTATAAAGGTTataatcctttttttttaatttttaataattcttcaaaaattttatttttaacaattataattatcGGAACAATAATTACAGTTACATCTAATTCTTGGTTAGGAGCTTGAATAGGActtgaaattaatttgttatctTTTATCCCCCTGCTAAgagataataataatttaactTCAACTGAAGcatctttaaaatattttttaacaaAAGCATTAGCTTCAactgttttattattttcatcaattattttaatattaaaaaataatatgaatattgaaattaatgAATCATTTacttaaataattattatatctGCCCTACTATTAAAAATAGGAGCTGCTCCTTTTCATTTCTGATTTCCTAATATAATGGAAGGTTTAACTTGAATAAAtgcattaatattaataactTGACAAAAAATTGCCCCACTAATATTAACTTCTTATTTAgatattaaaaatttattacTTATTAGAGTAATTTTGTCAGTAATTGTAGGAGCAATTGGTGGATTAAACCAAACATCTTTACGTAAATTAATAGCATTTTCTTCAATTACCCATTTAGGATGAATATTAATAAGTTTAATAATTAGAGAATCTGTGTGATAAATTTATTTCacattttattcttttttatcatttattttaacttttatatttaatatttttaaattatttcatttaaatcaattattttCTTGATTCATAAAtagaaaagttttaaaatttactttatttatgaattttttatCTTTAGGTGGATTACCTCCATTTTTAAGATTTTAACCTAAATGATTAGTAATTCAAGAATTAACATTTTGTAATCAATATTTTACattaacaattataataatatcaACATTGATTACATTATA ATTTATACTAAATTACTATGAAAATAATTGAACAATTAATACTCaatttaataatataaatacaaatttatacttaatttgcacttttttttcaatttttggattatttttaatttctttattcttttttataCTTTAA